A portion of the Oxynema aestuarii AP17 genome contains these proteins:
- a CDS encoding HNH endonuclease has translation MEVDHKIPLSQGEKDEWVNRQLLHRHCHDEKTAADGSQKSVIDKGIAH, from the coding sequence ATGGAGGTTGACCATAAAATCCCACTTTCTCAAGGAGAAAAAGACGAGTGGGTTAATCGTCAGCTATTACATCGACATTGCCACGATGAAAAGACTGCTGCTGACGGCAGTCAGAAGTCCGTTATTGACAAAGGGATTGCACATTGA
- a CDS encoding recombinase family protein — translation MVQKVAIYCRVSTSDQSCSRQERDLVAYAELAGYQVVGIWKETASGSKHRLLQRDQILKLAQARAIDAVLVTELTRWGRSTLDLIHTLQDLAHWRVSLIAQTGIEFSLDTPQGKLIANVMATLAEFERDLVRERVRSGLAAAKARGVKLGRQPGQRVKADRLENKVLLLVEQGHSYRAIARQLHLSKTTVNDIVKRHRQKTAPSLTGISTEDSES, via the coding sequence TTGGTACAAAAAGTTGCTATCTACTGTCGGGTTTCGACTTCTGACCAGTCCTGTTCTCGCCAAGAACGTGACTTGGTTGCTTATGCTGAATTAGCTGGCTATCAAGTGGTTGGGATTTGGAAAGAAACGGCTTCTGGGAGTAAGCATCGCCTATTACAAAGAGACCAGATCCTGAAGTTAGCTCAAGCTCGTGCCATTGATGCGGTGCTGGTCACTGAACTGACTCGCTGGGGTCGCAGCACTTTAGATTTGATTCATACATTGCAGGATTTAGCTCATTGGCGAGTCTCGTTGATTGCTCAAACTGGAATTGAGTTTAGTTTAGACACGCCTCAAGGTAAACTGATTGCCAATGTTATGGCTACTCTGGCTGAGTTTGAGCGCGATTTAGTTCGAGAGCGGGTGCGTTCAGGTTTGGCTGCGGCTAAGGCACGTGGAGTTAAGTTGGGTAGACAGCCTGGGCAACGGGTGAAAGCTGACCGTTTAGAGAACAAGGTTTTGCTTCTGGTTGAGCAAGGTCACTCCTATCGGGCGATCGCCAGACAGCTTCATCTGAGTAAGACTACAGTTAATGACATTGTGAAGCGACATAGGCAAAAAACCGCTCCATCTTTGACTGGCATAAGCACAGAAGATTCTGAAAGCTAG
- a CDS encoding Tn3 family transposase, with translation MSIRFLTEEQQQSYGRYVGDPTPVQLARYFHLDDTARQLVNKRRGDHNRLGFAIQLCTVRFLGTFLTNPIDVPQVVIADLAAQLDITNKNCLPRYLERPTTHWEHAQAIKLHYAYRDFSEQPFHWRLVRWLYERAWVSDESPSILFDLTTARLVENKILLPGVSVLVRLISSVRERVAKRLWLLLSKLPNAEQTNQLEALLFVNEKMRPTLLEQLRRSPTRTSSSALVNALNRLVTIRSLGIRQLPVAKIPPTQLKALSRTALTVRAQAIARMPSSRRLATLVAFAYVMEAIATDDALDVLELLVKDLLSCSAREGKKERLRTLKDLDAAALQLSQVGRVLLDPNCDDEKVREKVWRLLTKDQLTKAVTQVEELARPPDHNYYQELLGRWRQARCFLPTLLLTIEFLANKAGQPILAAWRFLQSIEGQTKPDMKAAPLQVVSKSWGRWVVLSDGRIDRRAYTFCVLEQLVEGLRRRDLFVSPSERWSNPQAKLLQGRAWESARSHVCRALNLNPTPVEELNVLRQQLDEAYSRTANNLPNNAAVRIEVTKGRETLTISNLDKLEEPDSYLLLKQQVESLLPHVDLPEVLLEIQVKTGFMDEFIHINESFARVRDLSTSICAVLIASACNIGLTPLVRPDLPALTRSRLTWVEQNYIRPETLVRANARLVDTQAQIPLAQNWGGGEVASADGLRFVVPVRTLNAGPNSKYFGQGRGITYYNFTSDQFTGFHGLVVPGTLRDSLVVLVGLLEQQTSLQPKELMTDTSGYSDVVFGLFWLLGYQFSPRLADVGEARFWRLDTNADYGVLDKLARQWVKTHLIEQNWDDLLRVAGSLKLGTVSAQEIMRALQLGKKPSTLAKAIGELGRVAKTLYLLNYVDDEAYRRRILTQLNRGEGRHSLSRAIFYGRRGEVRQRYREGQEEQLSALGLVVNVLVLWNTYYMNTALNHLRLQGTLVKAEDIARLSPLAYSHINMLGRYHFNLPSELLDGGMRPLRDLNDFPETWGETPCM, from the coding sequence ATGTCGATACGATTTCTGACGGAGGAACAGCAACAAAGTTATGGACGGTATGTGGGAGACCCAACGCCAGTTCAGCTCGCTCGCTATTTCCATTTAGACGATACAGCCCGACAGTTAGTGAACAAACGCCGTGGAGACCATAACCGCTTGGGCTTCGCGATACAGCTTTGTACAGTTCGCTTTCTAGGAACGTTCCTGACCAACCCTATTGATGTCCCTCAAGTTGTCATTGCCGATCTGGCAGCCCAGTTGGATATCACCAATAAGAACTGTTTACCCCGCTATTTGGAACGACCCACAACTCATTGGGAACACGCACAAGCCATTAAACTGCACTACGCCTATCGAGATTTCAGCGAGCAACCCTTTCACTGGCGATTAGTTCGTTGGCTTTACGAACGAGCTTGGGTCAGTGACGAAAGTCCAAGTATTTTATTCGATCTAACCACAGCTCGATTGGTTGAAAACAAAATTCTTCTGCCGGGAGTGAGTGTATTAGTTCGGCTGATTTCCAGTGTGCGTGAGCGGGTCGCCAAGCGTCTGTGGCTTTTGTTGTCAAAACTACCTAATGCCGAGCAAACCAATCAACTAGAAGCTTTACTTTTCGTCAATGAAAAAATGAGACCCACTCTTCTGGAGCAGTTACGGCGCTCGCCAACCCGGACCAGTTCTTCAGCTCTAGTAAATGCTTTGAATCGCTTAGTAACCATTCGTTCTCTAGGAATCAGGCAGCTTCCCGTCGCTAAAATTCCACCCACTCAATTGAAAGCTTTATCCAGAACTGCCTTAACGGTAAGAGCGCAGGCAATCGCACGAATGCCCTCTTCAAGACGCCTTGCCACTCTGGTTGCTTTCGCTTATGTCATGGAAGCGATCGCTACGGATGATGCACTTGATGTGTTAGAGTTACTCGTCAAAGATTTACTCTCCTGCTCAGCGCGTGAGGGAAAGAAAGAACGCCTCCGGACGCTCAAAGATTTAGATGCAGCGGCTCTACAACTTTCCCAAGTGGGTCGAGTTTTACTTGACCCTAACTGCGATGATGAGAAGGTGCGAGAAAAAGTATGGAGGCTCCTAACCAAAGACCAATTGACCAAGGCAGTAACTCAAGTTGAAGAGTTGGCAAGACCTCCCGACCATAATTATTATCAGGAATTGTTGGGACGTTGGCGACAGGCTCGGTGTTTTCTTCCTACCCTACTCTTGACGATTGAATTTTTGGCTAACAAAGCGGGTCAGCCTATCTTAGCCGCTTGGCGTTTTCTCCAATCGATTGAGGGACAAACCAAGCCAGATATGAAGGCTGCACCGCTTCAAGTCGTGAGCAAAAGTTGGGGACGGTGGGTCGTTCTTTCTGATGGTAGAATTGACCGTCGCGCCTATACTTTTTGTGTCTTAGAGCAATTAGTTGAAGGGCTTCGTCGTCGAGACTTATTCGTAAGTCCTTCTGAGCGTTGGAGTAATCCTCAAGCTAAATTGTTACAGGGTCGTGCTTGGGAATCAGCTCGGTCTCACGTCTGTCGAGCTTTAAATCTTAACCCAACTCCTGTCGAGGAACTGAATGTCCTTAGACAACAATTGGATGAAGCTTACTCTCGGACTGCCAACAATTTACCTAATAATGCTGCCGTCAGAATTGAAGTTACCAAAGGGCGTGAAACTCTAACTATCAGCAATCTGGATAAGTTGGAAGAACCCGATAGTTACCTTCTCCTCAAACAGCAAGTTGAATCGTTGCTTCCCCATGTCGATTTACCAGAAGTCTTGCTGGAAATCCAAGTCAAAACTGGGTTTATGGATGAGTTCATCCACATCAATGAAAGTTTCGCCAGGGTGAGAGACTTATCCACCAGTATTTGTGCTGTGTTAATTGCTTCAGCTTGCAATATTGGATTGACTCCCTTGGTACGTCCAGATCTCCCGGCTTTAACACGTTCTCGGCTCACTTGGGTAGAGCAAAACTATATTCGCCCCGAAACTCTTGTCCGAGCTAATGCGCGGCTGGTTGATACCCAGGCCCAAATTCCTCTCGCTCAAAATTGGGGAGGTGGCGAAGTGGCTTCAGCCGATGGTTTGCGCTTTGTGGTGCCTGTACGAACTTTGAACGCTGGGCCAAACAGTAAATACTTTGGTCAGGGACGAGGCATTACTTACTATAACTTTACCTCCGATCAGTTTACGGGCTTTCATGGTCTGGTTGTGCCAGGAACGCTGCGGGATTCTCTGGTTGTTTTGGTGGGATTATTAGAGCAACAAACTAGCCTACAACCTAAAGAACTGATGACAGATACTTCTGGTTACAGCGATGTGGTGTTTGGGTTGTTTTGGTTGTTAGGTTATCAGTTTAGTCCTCGTCTAGCAGACGTAGGGGAGGCTCGATTTTGGCGACTTGATACAAATGCTGATTACGGAGTTCTCGATAAACTAGCACGACAGTGGGTCAAGACACACTTAATTGAGCAGAACTGGGATGATTTGCTCCGGGTAGCTGGTTCATTGAAGTTGGGAACTGTCAGCGCTCAAGAAATTATGCGAGCTTTGCAATTAGGAAAAAAGCCTTCTACTTTAGCCAAGGCAATTGGGGAATTAGGACGAGTTGCCAAGACTTTGTATTTGTTGAACTATGTCGATGATGAGGCTTATCGCCGTCGCATCCTTACTCAATTAAATCGGGGAGAAGGTCGTCATAGTTTATCTAGAGCGATATTTTATGGTCGTCGAGGAGAGGTACGCCAACGCTATCGAGAAGGTCAGGAAGAGCAGCTATCAGCTTTAGGTTTGGTGGTTAATGTGCTGGTTTTATGGAATACCTATTACATGAATACCGCCTTGAATCATCTACGCCTTCAAGGAACACTGGTCAAGGCAGAAGATATTGCTCGGCTATCTCCTCTGGCCTATTCTCATATCAATATGCTGGGTCGCTATCACTTTAATTTGCCTTCGGAGTTGCTTGATGGAGGGATGCGTCCCTTACGTGACCTCAATGATTTCCCAGAAACATGGGGTGAAACCCCTTGTATGTAA
- a CDS encoding RHS repeat-associated core domain-containing protein, whose amino-acid sequence MIHYKYDAAGQLTETIYLDKTDTLQQFIDAVAPGKTAATIDWSLVVYPDDLPTYLTDNPRSVTEYNKNGQVKANIDQRGNRTEYRYDDAGRLIETIYPDDTPDDLSDNPRSKSEYNNAGQRVKEIDAQGHATRFVYDNLGRLVATHFADGTKAETIYDALGRRVAAIDQAENKTEYEYDALGRLTDVVQFLNGEEIRTEYGYDESGRLIWQEDANNHRTNYEYDNLGRRTAVELPDTQRSTTEYDAVGNTFSVTDFNGDTITYNYDAQNRLIEKRVGETPIASFTYTPTGQLETITDSRGVTSYSYDELGRLLSRTDPDGPYLTSGASIEYGYDSAGNRTSVTTPTGTIEYAFEEQNRLKTVTDDAGVTSYSYDEVGNLIRTELPNGVVETRTYDELSRLESVSYVKDGTLIASYDYTLDPVGHRRVVEERDGRKVEYEYDDLYRLTKEAIADPVNGNRTIEYTYDAVGNRLSRIDSVEGTTTYVYDESDRLVRKELTLDGNVVRVYEYRYDDNGNTIERIEKDGSNNVIGNATYSWDKENRLVGATTSTGDVISYSYDTDNIRVSSTVNGVTTEYLVDKNRPYAEVLSEYVDDTLAVSYLHGLDLISQERDGSESFYLVDGLGSTRLLTDEGGEVTNAYSYDAFGNLVASSGSIENEFLFAGEQYDESLEQYYLRQRYYDAGIGRFTRRDTYEGRLNEPITLHKYLYGNANPVNYVDPSGFFALTEVLAGSTIIGSLAGAVGGGYYGAYKSGEVFSKETLKFALVGAVGGAAAGAMLGGAFYLTPAGLGPILTRGFQELWRKALTRHSTTAAALIGGFALGFTGGLLEPDYEVTLGTALTTAITIVDDALIRGAIWRRHEIARVVGQGFATQAKVLLKYGQSTTFIALGFLFGFTIGYASGARIRKTYDHQYGLTNN is encoded by the coding sequence GTGATTCATTATAAATACGATGCGGCGGGACAGTTAACCGAGACAATTTATCTTGATAAAACCGATACTTTACAACAGTTTATCGACGCGGTTGCACCTGGAAAAACTGCGGCAACGATTGATTGGAGTCTAGTTGTTTATCCGGATGACTTACCTACCTATTTAACTGACAATCCTCGTTCGGTTACGGAGTACAATAAAAACGGCCAAGTTAAGGCGAATATAGACCAACGCGGTAATCGGACTGAGTATCGTTACGATGATGCAGGTCGTTTGATAGAGACGATTTATCCGGATGATACACCAGACGATTTATCAGATAATCCGCGTAGCAAGTCTGAGTATAATAATGCAGGACAGCGAGTCAAAGAAATTGATGCTCAAGGTCATGCGACTCGGTTCGTTTACGATAATCTGGGACGCTTAGTTGCAACGCATTTTGCTGATGGAACTAAGGCAGAAACAATTTACGATGCACTCGGTCGTCGGGTTGCTGCGATCGACCAAGCAGAGAATAAAACCGAGTATGAATACGATGCACTTGGTCGCTTGACGGATGTGGTGCAGTTCCTCAACGGCGAAGAAATCCGGACTGAGTATGGTTACGATGAATCGGGTCGATTAATTTGGCAGGAGGATGCCAACAACCATCGGACTAATTACGAGTATGATAACCTGGGTCGTCGCACTGCCGTCGAGTTACCTGACACTCAACGTTCTACAACAGAATATGACGCAGTAGGCAACACTTTTAGCGTTACCGACTTCAATGGGGACACCATTACTTATAACTATGACGCTCAAAATCGTCTCATTGAAAAACGGGTGGGAGAAACGCCAATTGCCAGTTTCACCTATACCCCAACCGGACAACTAGAAACCATAACAGATAGTCGCGGGGTGACGAGTTACTCCTACGATGAACTCGGTCGTTTGCTTTCTCGGACTGACCCGGATGGGCCTTATTTAACCAGTGGTGCTTCGATTGAATATGGATACGATTCTGCTGGAAATCGGACTTCTGTAACGACACCGACGGGAACGATAGAATACGCTTTTGAGGAGCAAAATCGTCTGAAAACGGTGACGGATGATGCTGGAGTCACGAGTTATTCCTATGATGAAGTTGGCAATTTAATCCGGACTGAGTTACCGAATGGAGTGGTGGAAACTCGGACTTACGATGAATTGAGTCGGTTGGAATCGGTGAGTTATGTCAAGGATGGAACGCTCATCGCTAGTTACGATTATACTCTTGACCCAGTAGGACATCGCCGCGTTGTTGAAGAACGTGATGGCCGGAAAGTAGAGTATGAATATGATGATTTGTATCGTCTAACTAAAGAGGCGATCGCTGACCCCGTAAATGGGAACCGCACGATAGAGTACACCTATGATGCGGTGGGAAATCGCTTGAGTCGGATTGATTCGGTTGAGGGGACGACGACTTATGTTTACGATGAGAGCGATCGCCTGGTTCGGAAAGAGTTGACTCTAGATGGGAATGTAGTTCGTGTCTACGAGTATCGTTATGACGACAATGGCAATACGATAGAACGTATTGAGAAGGATGGAAGTAATAATGTCATCGGGAATGCGACTTACTCCTGGGATAAGGAGAATCGTTTGGTTGGGGCGACAACATCAACCGGGGATGTCATCAGTTACTCCTACGATACTGACAATATTCGGGTCAGTTCGACGGTGAATGGGGTGACAACGGAGTACCTCGTGGATAAGAATCGTCCCTATGCTGAGGTGTTGTCAGAGTATGTGGATGATACGCTTGCTGTCAGCTATCTGCATGGCCTGGATTTGATTTCTCAGGAAAGGGATGGGAGTGAGTCGTTCTACTTAGTGGATGGACTGGGTAGTACGAGGTTGCTAACGGATGAAGGTGGGGAGGTTACAAATGCTTACAGTTACGATGCGTTTGGGAATCTGGTGGCATCTTCTGGTAGTATTGAAAATGAGTTTTTGTTTGCAGGGGAGCAGTATGATGAGAGTTTAGAGCAATATTATCTGCGACAACGCTATTATGATGCGGGGATTGGCCGGTTTACTCGCCGGGATACTTATGAGGGACGTCTTAATGAGCCGATTACTCTGCATAAGTATTTGTATGGGAATGCGAATCCGGTTAATTATGTTGATCCTAGTGGTTTCTTTGCTTTGACAGAGGTGTTAGCAGGCAGTACGATAATTGGCAGTCTCGCTGGTGCAGTAGGAGGCGGTTATTACGGGGCCTATAAGTCAGGTGAAGTCTTTAGCAAAGAGACTTTAAAGTTTGCACTGGTAGGAGCCGTAGGAGGAGCCGCTGCCGGAGCTATGCTTGGCGGAGCCTTCTATCTAACTCCAGCAGGTCTAGGACCAATTCTGACTCGGGGTTTTCAGGAATTATGGAGAAAGGCACTCACAAGACATTCTACAACTGCGGCAGCACTAATCGGAGGCTTTGCACTTGGCTTTACTGGAGGGCTTTTAGAACCCGACTATGAAGTTACATTAGGTACTGCCCTCACCACTGCCATTACCATTGTGGATGATGCGCTGATACGTGGAGCGATATGGAGAAGACATGAAATAGCTAGAGTTGTTGGTCAAGGCTTCGCAACGCAAGCGAAAGTTTTGTTGAAATACGGTCAATCAACTACTTTTATCGCATTAGGTTTTCTTTTTGGATTCACTATTGGTTATGCGTCAGGAGCGAGAATAAGAAAAACCTACGACCACCAGTATGGCTTGACAAACAACTAA
- a CDS encoding RHS repeat-associated core domain-containing protein yields MAGDRTINYTYDGVGNRVSRNDSSEGLTTYIYDDNGKLLSEALNGQLTTYTYDNNGNLLSRFKSDTDKASYTWDEENRLLTASVTDGGETQQIEYRYDADGMRVASIVDGQETRYLLDTNRPHAQVLEEYTPDGMVTASYTYGLDLVSQKRGSDRFFYHVDGLGSTRALTNAAGLVTDTYQYEAYGDLLGSTGNTVNHYLFAGEQYDPNLEQYYLRARYYDSETGRFSATDPFEGMLVEPLSLAKYPYVHGNPVNLTDPTGLFTYGDTSITMKIATVLAAMQLVSPSAPIGNLRRFDGDDVVVPGYLKNIKHSGVNTFLGLPITENNYQVLRKKVEECNTTVGAGNCDFEGFPVIVWGDEVPEIRQHTQEAIVQTGQSFLARILPGWTKWRGPASPVGSGGPREWYNAVEGNCQWIKGVWQPQFQNRQCDEYPYNSTLQGGPLNYDAGKVSLRLVNETQNQSQGDFLLNFYKSAPVNSNHPKESWFGVQVNDDQTHWIDREGQKLNINNNNLWYPF; encoded by the coding sequence GTGGCAGGCGATCGCACGATTAATTACACCTACGACGGTGTGGGGAACCGAGTTAGTCGTAATGATTCGTCAGAGGGACTGACTACCTATATTTACGATGACAATGGCAAGTTGTTGAGTGAAGCTCTTAATGGTCAGCTAACCACCTACACTTATGACAATAACGGCAATCTCCTCTCCCGGTTTAAAAGCGATACCGACAAAGCTAGCTACACCTGGGATGAGGAAAATCGCTTGCTGACGGCTTCTGTTACTGATGGGGGAGAAACCCAACAGATTGAATATCGCTACGATGCTGACGGGATGCGGGTGGCGTCAATTGTGGATGGTCAGGAGACGCGGTATTTGCTCGATACCAATCGGCCTCACGCTCAGGTATTGGAGGAGTACACTCCAGATGGTATGGTAACGGCGTCTTATACCTACGGACTCGACCTGGTTTCCCAAAAGCGAGGCAGCGATCGCTTTTTCTATCATGTTGATGGATTGGGTAGTACGAGGGCTTTGACTAATGCTGCTGGTTTGGTCACAGATACTTACCAGTACGAGGCTTATGGCGATTTACTGGGGTCTACAGGCAATACGGTCAATCACTACCTATTTGCTGGGGAACAGTACGATCCAAATTTGGAGCAGTATTATTTAAGAGCGAGGTATTACGACTCGGAAACTGGACGTTTTAGTGCCACAGACCCCTTTGAGGGGATGTTAGTGGAGCCACTGTCTTTGGCGAAGTATCCCTACGTTCATGGCAACCCTGTGAATTTAACGGATCCCACTGGTCTTTTTACCTATGGGGACACATCCATAACCATGAAAATAGCTACTGTTCTAGCCGCAATGCAGCTTGTTTCTCCAAGTGCCCCTATTGGAAACTTGAGAAGATTCGATGGAGATGATGTTGTAGTTCCTGGCTATTTGAAAAATATTAAGCATAGTGGAGTTAATACGTTCCTGGGTTTGCCCATAACTGAAAATAATTATCAGGTTCTTAGAAAAAAGGTTGAAGAGTGCAACACAACGGTGGGGGCTGGTAACTGTGATTTTGAGGGATTCCCAGTTATTGTTTGGGGAGACGAGGTACCGGAAATAAGGCAACATACGCAGGAGGCTATTGTCCAAACTGGGCAGTCTTTCTTAGCTCGTATTCTTCCAGGGTGGACTAAATGGAGGGGCCCTGCAAGCCCAGTAGGAAGTGGTGGACCACGGGAATGGTATAATGCAGTAGAAGGAAATTGTCAGTGGATTAAAGGCGTATGGCAACCACAATTCCAAAATCGGCAGTGTGATGAGTACCCATACAATTCAACTTTGCAAGGAGGCCCTTTGAATTATGATGCAGGCAAGGTTAGTTTAAGACTTGTAAATGAAACCCAAAATCAAAGCCAAGGTGATTTCCTTTTAAACTTTTACAAGTCCGCTCCTGTTAACTCTAACCATCCCAAAGAAAGTTGGTTTGGGGTTCAAGTTAATGACGATCAGACGCATTGGATAGATCGAGAGGGTCAAAAGCTAAATATAAACAATAATAATTTATGGTATCCATTTTAA
- a CDS encoding helix-hairpin-helix domain-containing protein yields MLGIERYLGDGQIPGIGPGLAKKIVAYFEEQTLSVIENQVERLIEVPGIGKKKADQIQAV; encoded by the coding sequence TTGCTTGGAATTGAGCGCTACTTAGGCGATGGACAAATTCCCGGGATTGGTCCAGGGTTGGCTAAAAAGATTGTTGCTTATTTTGAAGAGCAAACGCTTTCAGTGATTGAGAACCAGGTCGAGCGGTTGATTGAAGTGCCGGGTATTGGCAAGAAGAAAGCCGATCAAATTCAGGCTGTTTGA
- a CDS encoding HEAT repeat domain-containing protein, with protein MSTELTDALNRILSWIEQYKPWLVDYLQPGLSKNEIDELVKNLPVKVPPELYELYQWRNGAVKGDLCKETAWIFENWTFKPLQEVLQIGQILYYGCLANSKAESGYKLNYFSIFYPPQGPQQGVITMSRINKEFHYPVIFLDFEVWPETIKKYASLTSMMLTMAECYETGAYYHDAEAYERSYIASYPERVRQIWRNYNSKLGELAVKNLKKFQPITWEILELFSDEFVEFKSLETVKILSNAIQQSSQQNNDLSIIMMFITRAIEILGELGDPQALPDLIKILNPESDFCRLKNERIAELTTTSHRATDIEIKHIKAWALKEIRKKAAWALGEIKDSRAVEPLIEALSDSDIEVKDAAAKALTKLILKFPELEARIPF; from the coding sequence ATGAGTACAGAACTGACCGATGCCTTAAACCGAATATTAAGCTGGATAGAACAATATAAACCCTGGTTGGTGGATTATTTACAGCCCGGATTGTCAAAAAATGAAATAGACGAGCTAGTTAAAAATTTACCCGTTAAAGTACCTCCGGAACTCTATGAACTCTACCAATGGAGAAATGGTGCAGTAAAAGGAGACTTGTGTAAAGAAACAGCTTGGATTTTTGAAAACTGGACTTTTAAGCCTTTGCAAGAAGTATTACAAATCGGTCAAATTTTATACTATGGCTGTCTTGCAAACTCAAAAGCTGAAAGTGGTTACAAATTAAACTATTTTTCTATTTTTTACCCTCCTCAAGGTCCACAACAAGGTGTAATTACAATGAGTCGCATAAACAAGGAGTTTCATTATCCTGTAATTTTTTTAGATTTTGAAGTATGGCCTGAAACAATAAAAAAATATGCTAGTTTAACAAGTATGATGCTAACAATGGCAGAGTGCTATGAAACAGGCGCTTACTATCACGATGCTGAAGCCTACGAGCGTTCTTATATTGCTTCTTATCCCGAACGAGTCCGTCAAATCTGGCGAAACTATAATTCCAAGTTAGGAGAATTAGCCGTTAAAAATCTTAAAAAATTTCAGCCAATAACTTGGGAGATATTAGAATTATTTTCAGACGAATTTGTAGAATTCAAAAGTTTAGAAACCGTAAAAATTTTAAGCAACGCCATACAGCAATCAAGCCAACAAAACAACGATCTATCAATAATTATGATGTTTATAACAAGGGCAATTGAAATTTTGGGCGAGTTAGGCGATCCACAAGCTCTCCCCGATCTAATTAAAATTTTAAATCCAGAAAGTGATTTTTGTCGGTTAAAAAACGAGCGAATAGCTGAACTTACCACCACAAGTCATAGAGCGACTGACATCGAAATTAAACATATAAAAGCGTGGGCTTTAAAAGAGATTAGGAAGAAGGCAGCATGGGCATTAGGTGAAATCAAAGATTCAAGAGCAGTAGAACCTCTGATTGAAGCTTTAAGCGATAGCGATATTGAGGTAAAAGATGCAGCAGCTAAAGCATTAACAAAACTGATTTTAAAGTTTCCAGAACTTGAGGCAAGGATTCCATTTTAA
- a CDS encoding recombinase family protein: MTKGFDNSTVIYIRVSTDEQAKEGVSIPAQVEKLTAYCKQAGLRVVSTIIDDGVSAGKFLSTRPGGSQLVELVRSRQVKNIVAVKLDRLFRSAADALTSVDNWDKLGASLHLLDFNGMSLDTSSPMGRMMLTMIAGFAELERNLCKQRTKDAIQHKKASKQKYCRSVYGYQTLEDGTMVPDASEQEAICIIKMMRSSGASLRAICSKLTELGYKTKRGGVQWYAATIKGILENDIHQLA, translated from the coding sequence ATGACGAAAGGTTTTGATAACAGTACAGTAATCTATATTCGGGTATCCACCGATGAGCAAGCGAAAGAAGGGGTCTCTATCCCGGCCCAGGTAGAAAAACTGACGGCCTACTGTAAACAAGCGGGTCTCAGGGTAGTCTCCACGATTATTGACGATGGAGTCAGTGCGGGGAAGTTTCTGAGCACTCGTCCTGGGGGTAGCCAGTTGGTTGAGTTGGTCCGGTCGCGCCAAGTCAAAAATATTGTGGCGGTCAAGCTCGACCGTCTGTTTCGGAGTGCCGCCGATGCCCTCACCAGCGTTGACAATTGGGATAAGCTGGGGGCATCGCTCCACCTCTTAGACTTCAATGGGATGAGCTTGGATACGTCCAGCCCGATGGGGAGGATGATGTTGACGATGATCGCGGGCTTCGCGGAACTCGAAAGAAATCTCTGTAAACAACGGACTAAAGACGCTATCCAACATAAGAAAGCGAGTAAGCAGAAGTATTGCCGGAGTGTTTACGGGTATCAAACTTTAGAAGATGGAACAATGGTTCCAGACGCATCTGAGCAAGAGGCGATCTGCATAATCAAGATGATGCGATCATCGGGTGCAAGTCTTCGAGCTATCTGTTCTAAGCTCACCGAACTCGGTTACAAAACCAAGCGTGGCGGGGTTCAATGGTATGCCGCTACTATTAAGGGAATCCTAGAAAATGATATCCACCAACTAGCTTAA